From Poecilia reticulata strain Guanapo linkage group LG3, Guppy_female_1.0+MT, whole genome shotgun sequence:
gtCATGTGACAAATAATATGACACTTGCAGTGCTATTTTATGCTGCAGACTAATCAGTTCTCATCCGGCCCTGGTCAACGCCGTCATCCTGGTCCTGCATTCGGTGGCTGGCAGTATGCCGGCCCAGTCCAGTGCCGGCTCCTCCCGAAATGTTTCTGCCAGTTCTTACAGTGATATGCCAGGTGAGCCATGAGATTgatatgtgtaaaaaatatatatatctttttttttatttttttttatgaatgaagtAATGTTTTCACTGAAAGCTAATAATTGTTGTGTATGTTGAAATAGTCTAGAATTAGCgaggctgcaactaacaattattctAGTAACCAGTTAGTCTGACGACTAAttgattatttggatttaaaaactggtgtgttctgctggtttttcatttaaccacttcagTCATctttatataatattaaaagtacattgaaaggttcaaataaaccaaaaaattcAATCCATTTATtccatttagaaaataaaacattttattgcccaaAATCCAATAATGCAGCATGATTAAGTATAtacttaataattttttatcaaaGTGTAACCGGGTTCTGCTTCACTCCACTGTACCAGGCCGGCCAAGTAACCCCTCGACTCTGCGTTGTGTMgtttttttaatgaagacaaGGAGTTTCTGGGTGATCTGCTGTTTATTTCCTGAATGAGAACATATCGGGGATCGAATCAGTGCAACGGCTCAGCTTCAATCNNNNNNNNNNNNNNNNNNNNNNNNNNNNNNNNNNNNNNNNNNNNNNNNNNNNNNNNNNNNNNNNNNNNNNNNNNNNNNNNNNNNNNNNNNNNNNNNNNNNNNNNNNNNNNNNNNNNNNNNNNNNNNNNNNNNNNNNNNNNNNNNNNNNNNNNNNNNNNNNNNNNNNNNNNNNNNNNNNNNNNNNNNNNNNNNNNNNNNNNNNNNNNNNNNNNNNNNNNNNNNNNNNNNNNNNNNNNNNNNNNNNNNNNNNNNNNNNNNNNNNNNNNNNNNNNNNNNNNNNNNNNNNNNNNNNNNNNNNNNNNNNNNNNNNNNNNNNNNNNGGTGTGCTGAATAATGCAACTCACCTCTCGCGCAGCTTTCACAGACTGGCACTGAGTACAGGAGCCAGCAGTATATAACCAGCCACACAGagagggggcgctatttccccATTGCACTGATACATAAAGCAAGTGGGATTCTACAACCTAAACACTGTTACacaaggatgcatctgcagttaAAAAATACTCCTGACGTGTATTTGAGTTTGTAttctccagttaacgattaatcgattactaaagaGGGTGTCTGcaaatccttaaaaagtcttaagttgAGGTGTCTTAGATTAAGTCCTTGAAATGTctcaaaatctaaatttatattaaatacattaatcaacGGTCTTAAATTTGATCACGGCAGGACAATTTAATTTTGTATAcgtagtttgtttgtttttctcatggGACTTTTTGGTCTAGCAGAAATATTACATTGTGTCACTCGAGGCGGTTGAAGGTACCTTTAACTGCATGCCAACATATCCTGCTAGTTATTATGGATGAGTACAAATATTCTGTCAGTTAGCTGAACACCAGAAATTTCCCAGTTTTTGTTACGCTTGGTTATAATCCAGCAGGATCCtttatgtttacagtttttaagtCTTAAATCTTATTCAAGGTGGCATCAAAAAGGTCTTAAATTGAACTCTGAAAACCCATAGATACCCTGCTCAATTAGTCGATGATTATTCCAGTAATCGACTCGTCACAAATAATCCGATTAACCGTTTCATTCCCTAAAAATTAGTCGGATCTCTTTTCTGGCAGGCGGCTTCATGTTCGAAGGCATGTCAGATGATGAGGAGGAATTCCACTCTGTAAGTCTTTTCTCACACCTCATACAAAGACAACACACTCCATTCCAACACTCCCATATTGCAATGGATACGGATGCGGGCTGATTATTCGAGTGTGTGTCAACAGGGGAGTCCGGCAGGCCCCTCTAGCCGAGCCGGGTTCCCGCCAGGAATGCGGCCCGTCTCACTGGGCCACAGCGGAGCGACGGGGCCTCGGCCGATAACGCAAAGCGAGCTCGCGACGGCTCTGGCCCTGGCCAGCACGCCCGACAGCAGCGCCGTTACCCCGACAACGTCGAGTCAGGTTAGACGTCGAAAACCGACCCGGATTTACTGCCTCCTATTTATCAAGAGGAGAATACTCGTTCCTGCAAAAACCTGGCAGCGTTGCGACtctgttctatttttttctttgattaagATGGACCCCTCCAGTGGCTCAGCCCCGATGCCAGCTGGCACACCAGTCAGTAATGATCTCTTCAGCCAGGCTCTGCAGCAAGCTCTGCAGGCCACCAACATGTCTGCTCTACAGGTGAGCTAACCCACAGTGCGCTCATTTCTTCTAGGGgataatgagaaacaaaatgttaaccAGGTGGCGTTTGGATAAAAGGTTATTCTTTCTGaacacgttttttttgtttttctcttgctttgcCAGGGCCGTTGGCAgtcccagctgcagcagctcagggacATGGGGATCCAGGACGAGGAGCTGATGCTGAGGGCGCTGCAGGCCACAGATGGCGATATCCAGGCTGCCCTGGAGCTCATATTTGCTGGAGGCCCCGGTCTCTAAGCCCTTACCTCCCACCCGGCCCCCCCTACGGACAAAATGCACAGTAGAggagaaagcaggaaaacatctggCTCACCTGACTGCCAGCCAGTGAGGACATTTACAACTTGCACTGTGtggttgttgttgctgttgcacCATTTGGTTTTAATTAACAGCCAGAACAGTTCAAATTACGCTCCACAGATTGTATAAACTGATTCGTGTTGATTTGATTGATCATTTCTACAAATGTGAATGAGCTATAATAAAACTGTTGAAAACTATCTATGCCTTatatttaaaggattttatgtacatttatttattttttttaagcttcgTATCATGTTATTATGTTATTCTGTCATCGAGAACAtacttggagtgttgctttgattcattCTTGCATGTTGGAGGAATctttgaatctcccatggcaaccattcagggaTGCCTAAGTGCTAGCTCTCACAAAGCCCCaactatttccacaaagctccttcttagagctgcagtctccagatCAAGCTTCAGTCCCACACAGTTACCCCCTCTCCCGCCGGAGCCCTCCcttctcagctcctccagactagcggctgcagcaattagcaaacacctggtggaactgcacatctgctgagctcaatATACGACTAAGACTACTTCTTAGTCCAGCACTCCTAAGAATGGTTGCAAACAGCATAATAGAGCAGTGTTGCCATGATGTCAGAGAgggtaggagcttcttaaagagacactgtgaagtcaaattacttatataaaaatatatacagcatttttgtaacaactgaaggtaatatagtTACTTGAATGTGCTGTAAAATTGCACTATGCgcttggaaaatacataatacagcCCAACACCCCTTTAAATATCCTTGAGACTTTCTTTTTGTGTGGccttaaagcagtggtccccaaactacggcccgcctccacatttggtccggcccactgaacaataccagagagcattcagatattttttttatataccgtattttccggactataagccatttatatgtggattttttttaaagaagaaagcacccattaaaacggaattgagttttaatagggaattgaaatttcagaatgttgttgatcagttaagtaacattgaggggaaaagaagatttttcgttttttttttaaataatactgggatcattatgtgaatttgaggtatagctattaggatccagtagatggcagtagtgcaacaataatgaatgcaagctgctgttgaaatctaaagaagaagacgaagaagaaggCGCCCAGTTAAGGCgcccgatctatgttttcgcatccacctgaattatgtgtagttgcgccactgtgtgtatgtttactagtttaaaaaaaaaaaacttttggggtattggcttatagtccggtgcggctcatagttcggaaaatacggactataatccgtCCTGggttttttctgtgaagaacccagagagggttatttggttattatttatttaattaatagtgttgttatttatttcctgacttttgttctgtgaagaacccagggaatgttatttgattgtgctttctgaaaaacaataaatttttacatttaggcactcctacaatcgtcacactttttctgttacaaactgactccagcccccaccagagaagggaagggaaaagaagggaaaagttatgtggctctcacaggaaaaagtttggggactcTTGCCTTAAAGTCTTGAATAGTAAATAACGAGCAGTATTAGgtatttctttacaaaaatgtttgattattcAACATATAGCAAAAAACATGGCCTGTTCATGTCCAGTTACGGCCAAAATGATAAATACTCCTGGCAGATTGAGATTAGACTACTTTTTTCATTCTTGTATTATCTGTGACAACATCttattaactaataaaaacacagtctGCAATAATTTCGGACTTCCCTGTAGACtataaaagaaaatggcagCTAAGCCAAATTCTGGACCCATGCTGGGAACACTGAACTGAATATTTGTGTAGTAGATATTTTATCGTAAATTCTCTTGTGATTCaacaaaagtctaaaattttCAGCAGGTTGTTTATCTAACATTGCTTTTATAATAAGCTATAATGTGTATTTCGTtgtggtttaaaacatttttgtaaatgtccTACACTTAAGGAATAATGAACTCAACATGACCCGAGTCCTTTAAGTGGATTCGCTCATGTTGTCCTCCAATATGTCCACTAGGTGGCAATAAAGTGCTTTACCCAACCAGGTCAGCCTTTGTCTCCGAAATTAAGAGCAACAACATCAGATGTGATATTACAAGAAACATTCgcccgtccatccatccatctttttcgGGGTCGGTTCGAGGGGGCAGCAGCCTAAGAAGGGAGACCCAGACTTCCTGGACAACTTTCAAAAACTGGAGATAACATTGGGAATAACATTTTCCCCGATGTTTAATATCgtctctttttctgtcatttttaaagaatcttcATGTCGAATCTCTACATTCAAAGACAAACTCCaggattttctgattttatccatttttattttaacacattgtGAGAACGTCCCTGCaaatctgtaattaatttatatatttggaATTGTTTAGATTACTTTGGTAACTGTTAGACCCGCCcattaatttgagtaattaaGAACATACGGGGTGATTGATGGAGGTTTATTGTTTTGGGCAAATGTCCATTGTGACGACGGGAGgtttttgtaaaatgatttttaaaaatttatttattcatttattttaccacTTTTTGAACTTGAAACGTCATATTAAGTTAACTTTCGTTTTCAACTAAGTTGTAAGAGATTTCTAGTAATTATTTTGTCGATATTCTTACAATAAATAATCCTGGATGAGAGCCCAGACACCTTATGGAGAAAACCTATTTCCGCCGCTTGTTTCAGCGTGAGCggtattttcacagaaaaatattaTGGCTCTCCATAGATACTGTCCTTGGACATAAAATGAGTGGGGggggaaatgaaaataaaagagttTCCTCCATTCCCCCAGAAGGTTCCCCCCCAAGGTTCAAAGTTCATGAACTTTGAACCTTGGTAGGTGTTTATAAAAAGTGTTGAAGTTTATTGATTATAATTTGACATAACGTCATCCTAACGctgaaagtttatttatatatttaactatgtatttgttgtttttgagtgGACACTGCAGCCATTAGAGCTCTGCATCACTACCGGTGCAATGATGCAGAGCCGGAGATTGATCGGTCCTCCTGCTGACAGGTGGCGCTGCTGAGCCGCGACATCCCTACCGCACAACGCCGGTGTCAGAAAGAGGAAACGGCAAACTGAAAGTGTTGGATCAACCTAAGCAAAAGTACGCCAACTTAGAGGATTTCTCTAAAGGTAATGATAAGTCGGTGCCTGCCTTTGTGTCTCAATATGTTAATTTTGACAACCGCAAGCAtagttttttctgtaaatgacgTTTATAATGTAGACGCTTCCACATTTAAAGCAGCCAGTTAGCTGGCTAACACATTAGCATGCTGCGATAATGCAGATTCATTCTGTTGCACTCGTTAGCTACTCGCTAGCTGTCAGTGGATGTTATAAGACGGTTTAGTTTTAAGCGTAATTAGCGTCCTCAAGAGTCACAAgtgcacatttttgtttaaaaatattaaaatattacgTGTTTTTATTTCCTACATGCGCGATATCTGCAATATTAGATTAATGTTGAGGGATGATTTAGCGTTCGCCATCATTGTTTGTCCATGATCTCTGCTGCTTAAAAACTGTCCTGTtctctgtcctgttttttttttttttttaggatattTCCAGTGACCAGGAAAAATGGTTTGTAGCTACGTTGCtttttacattcaaaatgtcATGTGTATGTAAAGCATATCTAATGAGCCTTTACTTATTTAATTAATGGTGGTTGTGGTTTAGTCACGCAGATATGACTCCCGGACAACCATCTTTTCACCTGAAGGCAAGTTGTGTTCCTTTTTTGTAAAGGGTTTCGAATAGATTTATGATTATTGTGTTGGTTGAGTTTTAGACTTAGCGGTGTGGGTATTTGTAGTATTTGATCCATCAATCACCAATCAGGGAAAATTGACAACCCCAATCTCCTACCCATTGATTGATCTACTGATCAATCCACTCCTTATTGTTAGTGTATTGTGCTACTAAAGaaattgtacaaataaattatttgtgtaaatttcTGAACACTGCTTTAAATGTTAGAAACACAATATTCAGCACAGCAAcaatcaaagttttatttaatttctgtgtTGAAAATTAAGATTTGACTAGGACCTTTTAGTTCTGGGGTTTTCCTTAACATATTCTATGTTAGCTAAATGACCTTGTAACTCTGTTATATCTCAgtattttaatgtcatttacaCTATAATTTGCAGGGCGTCTGTACCAGGTGGAGTACGCCATGGAAGCAATCGGCCACGCCGGAACGTGCCTCGGGATTCTCGCAAATGACGGTGTGCTGTTAGCAGCTGAGAGACGCAACATTCACAAACTGCTTGATGAGGTTTTCTTCTCCGAGAAGATCTACAAGCTCAACGagtaagaaaaacacattgaCTCCCATtcttacaaaaaagaaaaacctgttgattccatttttttaaatgggttttgTTGGAGGAAAGCTAATTATGTGTTTGTTCTTTCAGGGATATGGCTTGCAGTGTTGCTGGGATCACATCAGATGCTAACGTACTCACAAATGAGCTGCGACTTATTGCACAGAGGTCAGCATCGACCAGGAAAAATTCAAAAAGCTGAATACTGAACAAGTGGCTTGTTAACCTAACCTGTTTGAATTCTCTCCAGATATTTACTGCAGTACCAGGAGCCGATTCCTTGCGAACAGCTGGTCACAGCTCTGTGTGACATAAAGCAAGCCTACACACAGTTTGGAGGTGAGATGTTCAGGTTACTGAAGGAGACGTGGATCTGACCCAGTGTAAAGTTGACTTTAGGGAACTACTGGATCACCGGCGCTTGGTGTCTCGACAGGTAAGAGACCGTTTGGCGTCTCTTTGCTGTACATGGGCTGGGATAAACACTACGGCTTCCAGTTATACCAGAGCGACCCTAGCGGTAACTACGGAGGCTGGAAGGCGACCTGTATCGGCAACAACAGTGCTGTAAGTtaagcctgtcgcaataaatcagttaatcccATGATCAATTTAAACAAGCTCAATAACTTCCACTTgcatggtttattttatttatttttcttttctgtttctaccaaaaactggatgagaAAAGTCTTCATTCTGGTTCATTGTTCTCAACTAAcccctttttttaatgaataattttgttttcagagacttcataattccttttatctgttttgtttattttggatatttacaatttcttccagtttcagtgttaaatcttcattataatttaaagtttatttatctttgagaGAGCGTACTTGCATTATTTTTCCACTACAGTTACGTTACTTGAAAATGGATACAAAACCACAATGTTACTATATATCGCAATAACGTCTAGGACAATTTATTATCCAGTAAAATTTATCGTGACAAGACTACTGAAAGTCTGAAATTTCTGCTGAACGTCAATGAGAGGCGGCACAACCTCAGTTATAACCATCAGTGTTAGTGCACTAGatacaaactgtattttaattgttGGTGATTAAATTCCTGTGAATTTCCATTATAAAGTGAAGGTTTCAGCTAGAGATGCAAGTCATcgattaatgagttaatcttactttgatttttatcaattttctattttcttttatcgAGAGGGCCGACAtctttaaataacataaatatctaaatgttttagaatATGCTGACGCTGCTCTGTCATGCAGCTCCTGAATAAGTTCTGTTGAAACTTAAGGAGCTCATCAgtgtatatgtatatttttaaaacagaactaCATAAAGTGCATTTTCCATCCCACAGCAGAATCCATTTGGACTGTTTCGGTTTTGCAGCATCTTTAATTCTGTATCAACTGATTACGCTTAAGGTGGTGCCATCTGCTGGATGCCGGCAAAACTACTGCAAAAAAGTTTAAGCAAATGTTATGAGTTAATCAAAGTCTGAACTAATTCTAATCTATTAAACCAATATTAAGtcaataaatggaacattgtcCAAGCTATTTGATGTGTAATGATGATTTTGATGGTGGCACTCATCCAAAATGTTTGGTGGCTCTCTGAATTATTGTCTGTGTGgtgtttttgtgactttgtatttttgcatttttatgatgtgaagcactttgaactgccttattgctaaaaatgtgctacacaaataaacttgattgatttgcACCCCTAAAAAAACCCCGCAACTTCAAATCCCtacatctgattatttttccCTTGGACTctatttaattgtgtttatctTGGTTTCAGGCTGCTGTTTCTATGCTGAAGCAGGACTACAAAGAAGGAGAGATGACTCTGTCCTCTGCCCTGGCTTTGGCTGTCAAAGTCCTCAACAAAACAATGGACGTCAGCAAGCTCTCAGCAGAGAAAGGTGAGAGTCAGAGAAACTAACtcataacagattttttttaaattagaataaaatccGATAAACTGTGGAATTCATGAATGGAAAACCGAAATGATGCGGGCAGTCCTGTGAACACTGTGACTCGGTTGTGACTCTTGCAGTTGAGATTGCCACCCTGACGCGAGAAGACGGCAAAACAAGAATCAAGGTACTGAAACAGAAGGAAGTGGAGGAACTCATCAAAAAGCACGAGGCAGAAGAGGCCAAAGCCGAAAAGGATAAAAAGGAgaaggagcagaaagagaaagataaatAAGAAGAAAGCAAAGAATGTTCCTCTATCGTCTCATCAAAtcctgtgttgtttttgtcttttacaataAATGCTTGGAAATTAATAgatgtgttttatatttgagCTATTGGCTGAAACCCAGAAATCTGATGGTTGAAGTGTTGGGAAAACTATAATACATATTCCCCACACACAACACTTACTGGCTCCCGTGATTAGGGCTTGTAATACAGGAAATGTTGACAAAGCATCATTAGGgactaatttttcttttttttaataagtcaaCCTTTCAGAGTGCATTTCTATTCTGATTTGGCCATATgttgtaaagatttcatggacctgagcTGCAATATGGCTTCCTTCAGAATAAcgtcatataaattgaggtagtttggcattttgtcaaatCCATCAGatagactttgtttttgttttaaatatttatttttgtttcttgagaagcatttgtcttcaaaactgagtaaaaatattactaatagggtcattaaaaataatttaacctttatttttgtcagataaTAAAGGTTGACAAAGTTCTGGATcaggtccattaaaaatgtaattaaaaaaaaatattgcaactgagggcctgcaccttagcatcgttgcatttccaaaacattatttgtcatatttgtatACATAAGCTCGAGGAATAATTACGAatttaaacccattttgtccctcttctcaagaatcactgaggCACTGATCCTCAAATAACCGAACACCGGCCTGTGGAAACGCGTTCACTCTGAAGCAGAGCCGAGCCGAGCTGCAGAAGTAGAGCCAGTGGAAAAGGGGCATTAGTCAGAATTTCCTGGCATTCttgggggtcagaggtcaaagtgcAACAATAGAGTTGCAAATGACTGCCTAACTAAACTAGATTTactaccaacaaaaaaaaaagttacatttaatattttattgtttgtgtgaTGTGCAGTTTAAGAAAACAATGGGTGACTGAGCAGTTCTTCCAGTGTGGGATGCTCCTCTGGGTTCCTTCAGAATATCCTGGCAGTGtggagggtcagaggtcagaagtGCAGCAACAGTTAGAGATGcgggaagagagacagatttACATATGAGAAGATAAAATAGTGTTGGTCTCACTTTTGAAAAGCCTCTTGCTGATCTTCAGCTTGTTTTTGAGAAAGCAGGGGGGTTtgaatcaaaagaaaacatagccatctagtttgtttttttttgcaaaccttCACTCCTACTGACCACTGTTAGAAGAACTATTACTGATAACTTCACAGACCCTCATTTTAAGTATTTCAAAGACACCTACAGGTAATTTATCCACCTCTCGCTCTCCAGCAAACACAGATTCATagtctttttttcccagtaGATGCAGCTCAGTatattttttcctgaaattCAGCTAAAGACATGAACACATGTTTAATTTTCATAATGCATCACAATAAACTCTGTTCACTAATGTTACCTTAGCTCTAATTATCCCCACACCTTAAGTCTCTCTAACGAATGCTTACATTACAAATCTATAGTGACTTAAACTCTGACCTCTTTGGGcatccttttcttcttttgtcttcttCCTCCTATTCCTCAGCTGGTGGTTCCTCAGTGTCCTCGTCCTCCCTCTTCAGATTCTTCTTCTGTAAATCGCCTATTCCTGAGCCGCAAAGTTGGGCTCTAAAAATGAGAATACTCTGAAAATATTCACAGAGTAAAGTATTTTCCCATTCTTCTACAAAGACAAGTCTAAgctaaatcagattttatggaAAACATCTTTGAATGTGAGCGGTCGATCCTTGTGAGATATTTTCAGTCTGATGTCTGCTTGGACTGTGACTAGAACTTTGTATTGTTATGTTTCAGAATGATGTGcagcattttctttacactccTGCTCTTTTGCATTTAGcctaaaatcaaaattttgtttttgactttggGAAACTTTAGATAGGGTTTCTGGTGGCTTTCTCTTAACAGACCTTTGAGCCTTTGTGAAACATCTGGATATATGCTGAGGTTAAATCACACTCTCAGCATCAGCATACATCTGATCCACATCAGATCCCAGGCAATCCCATGCTCATGGCAATCCCATTTCAGAAATCCCATTTCATTGCCTTCAGAAATGGgatttctgaaggcaattggttCGTTATTTTTACTTAGTGCCTCTTTTCCTTTGATCAATTTTCAGGTTTGACACCATGTCTGCTTTTATATATATCATTTTTGGTCTGGcaacatacagaaaaaaaaatttacattagTTTCACTAAAGCAGCCAACCTATGAGGATGTCTGCTGAGGAGGAAGACTCTCTGGTTGGCACCTGCTCCTGGATTTCTTCCTACACTTGGCCGGTGTTGAActttctccttttccttctgTCATTTTCATCTTCAGTATCCTCCTTGTTCTGATCTGGTCCTGGCAGCTTCTTGAGGCTGCAGCCATCTCAGAGGTCCTGATCCCTTTTTCTGTGGATCTCACCTCtagaatttatttcttttatttggtcTGCAGTCTTCAGCAGATTCTGTACTTGGTAGCATCGTGCTGCCGCTTCTTTCTAAAGCAAGATCAATTGTGGAAAATTTATGATTGTTCTTTAAGAGTACATGTTTGGTATTTCTGAATCACCTCACACACATCTGATCATGTATGGCaggccgttttaacataaattcaatTTTACCGCCCAAATATTCCACATATCTGAAGTTGGTTTATGTCTAGATGTATTAGTAAATTAAGATATCCCTAATTACATTCTGACTGGTTGAAGTGACGTCAGAGTTACCATTGGGTTGTACGGAGAGACTTCATTTCAACAAATCTACAATCTGAGacacacatttcagatatctACAAGTAAATTATGACTAGT
This genomic window contains:
- the LOC103462150 gene encoding ubiquitin-like protein 7 isoform X1, whose product is MSVNNKTAVHVNKMTSSDWHLSLKLVDQPKSTFHFPEMMPGDVPPGGYRVATLKQLVAAQLSDSVPDPELIELVHCGRKLKDDLTLDACGVKPGSTLHILKKTWPEPEGNPEPVNRATAAREFRVFHAALHSLNSAYRDSVYKMLTNKESLDQIIVATPGLRSDPVALGVLQDKDLFVQFTDPNMLDVLISSHPALVNAVILVLHSVAGSMPAQSSAGSSRNVSASSYSDMPGGFMFEGMSDDEEEFHSGSPAGPSSRAGFPPGMRPVSLGHSGATGPRPITQSELATALALASTPDSSAVTPTTSSQMDPSSGSAPMPAGTPVSNDLFSQALQQALQATNMSALQGRWQSQLQQLRDMGIQDEELMLRALQATDGDIQAALELIFAGGPGL
- the LOC103462150 gene encoding ubiquitin-like protein 7 isoform X2 encodes the protein MTSSDWHLSLKLVDQPKSTFHFPEMMPGDVPPGGYRVATLKQLVAAQLSDSVPDPELIELVHCGRKLKDDLTLDACGVKPGSTLHILKKTWPEPEGNPEPVNRATAAREFRVFHAALHSLNSAYRDSVYKMLTNKESLDQIIVATPGLRSDPVALGVLQDKDLFVQFTDPNMLDVLISSHPALVNAVILVLHSVAGSMPAQSSAGSSRNVSASSYSDMPGGFMFEGMSDDEEEFHSGSPAGPSSRAGFPPGMRPVSLGHSGATGPRPITQSELATALALASTPDSSAVTPTTSSQMDPSSGSAPMPAGTPVSNDLFSQALQQALQATNMSALQGRWQSQLQQLRDMGIQDEELMLRALQATDGDIQAALELIFAGGPGL
- the psma4 gene encoding proteasome subunit alpha type-4; amino-acid sequence: MSRRYDSRTTIFSPEGRLYQVEYAMEAIGHAGTCLGILANDGVLLAAERRNIHKLLDEVFFSEKIYKLNEDMACSVAGITSDANVLTNELRLIAQRYLLQYQEPIPCEQLVTALCDIKQAYTQFGGKRPFGVSLLYMGWDKHYGFQLYQSDPSGNYGGWKATCIGNNSAAAVSMLKQDYKEGEMTLSSALALAVKVLNKTMDVSKLSAEKVEIATLTREDGKTRIKVLKQKEVEELIKKHEAEEAKAEKDKKEKEQKEKDK